From the Candidatus Reconcilbacillus cellulovorans genome, one window contains:
- a CDS encoding glucuronate isomerase: MKPFMDDTFLLGSPTAVRLFEDVARHQPIIDYHCHLSPKEIYENRPYRNLTEVWLGGDHYKWRLMRAAGVDERYVTGDADDYEKFAAFARILPLAIGNPVHHWSHLELRRFFGVEKPICEANARAIWDKVNAKLAGEGFRPRDFIVKSNVKVVCTTDDPADSLEYHRKLREDASFPVKVLPSFRPDKGLEIARPAFRDWVANLAAAAGHRIADYDDLLAALASRIRFFHEIGGRISDHALDEVPYADTSHEAAAAVFAKAMRGESVSKEEEYRYKTQTLLFLAEQYAAHGWAMQLHIHAHRNNRSRMFAKLGPDTGYDSINDLPIAYPLVRLLDLFDRENALPKTILYSLNPADYPVVATVAGSFQGGVPGKIQFGAAWWFNDTKEGMIAQMKMLADVGLLGRFVGMLTDSRSFLSYTRHEYFRRILCDLIGGWVENGEYPADGEMLADLVRKICYENAREYFAFD; this comes from the coding sequence TTGAAACCGTTTATGGACGATACGTTTCTGCTCGGCAGCCCGACGGCGGTGCGGCTGTTCGAGGACGTGGCGAGACACCAGCCGATCATCGACTATCATTGCCATTTAAGCCCGAAGGAGATTTACGAAAACCGCCCTTACCGCAACCTGACCGAAGTCTGGCTGGGCGGCGACCACTACAAATGGCGGTTGATGCGCGCGGCGGGCGTCGACGAGCGTTACGTCACCGGTGATGCCGACGATTATGAAAAGTTTGCCGCGTTCGCCCGCATCTTGCCGCTGGCGATCGGTAACCCGGTGCACCACTGGTCGCATCTGGAACTCCGACGGTTTTTCGGCGTCGAAAAGCCGATCTGCGAGGCGAACGCGCGCGCGATCTGGGATAAAGTTAACGCTAAGCTGGCCGGCGAAGGTTTTCGGCCGCGGGATTTTATCGTCAAGTCGAACGTGAAGGTCGTCTGCACGACCGACGACCCCGCCGATTCGCTGGAATATCATCGCAAACTGCGGGAAGACGCCTCGTTTCCGGTGAAGGTGCTCCCGTCGTTCCGGCCAGACAAGGGGCTGGAAATCGCGCGCCCGGCGTTCCGCGACTGGGTGGCGAATCTCGCCGCGGCGGCCGGCCACCGGATCGCCGATTACGACGACCTGCTGGCGGCGCTGGCGTCTCGTATCCGCTTTTTCCATGAGATCGGCGGCCGCATCTCCGACCACGCGCTGGACGAGGTTCCGTACGCGGACACGTCGCACGAGGCGGCGGCGGCCGTGTTCGCCAAGGCGATGCGCGGCGAATCCGTCTCCAAGGAAGAGGAATACCGCTACAAGACGCAGACGCTGCTGTTCCTCGCCGAACAATATGCGGCCCACGGCTGGGCGATGCAGCTGCACATCCACGCGCACCGCAACAACCGGTCGCGCATGTTCGCGAAGCTCGGCCCGGACACCGGATACGATTCGATCAACGACTTGCCGATCGCTTACCCGCTCGTGCGGCTCTTGGACCTATTCGACCGGGAAAACGCGCTGCCGAAAACCATTCTGTACTCGCTCAACCCGGCCGACTATCCCGTCGTTGCGACGGTCGCCGGCAGTTTTCAGGGCGGCGTGCCCGGCAAAATCCAGTTCGGCGCCGCCTGGTGGTTCAACGACACGAAAGAAGGCATGATCGCTCAGATGAAAATGCTTGCCGATGTGGGGCTGCTCGGACGGTTCGTCGGCATGCTGACCGACTCGCGCAGTTTTCTGTCGTATACGCGGCACGAGTATTTTCGCCGCATTTTGTGCGATCTGATCGGCGGCTGGGTGGAAAACGGCGAGTATCCTGCGGATGGGGAGATGTTGGCCGATCTCGTGCGGAAAATTTGCTACGAGAACGCCAGGGAATATTTTGCGTTCGATTGA
- a CDS encoding manganese catalase, which produces MFLRIDRLQIELPKPTDGDPNAAAAVQELLGGRFGEMSTLMNYMYQSFNFREKKKLKPYYDLIANIATEEIGHIELVSATVNALLENAAPNKPPVDTPFAAARNARNTHHFIATGQATLVGNSMGQAWQGDYVFSSGNLVLDLLHNFFLECGARTQKIRVYEMTDNPVAREMIGYLLVRGGVHALAYAKALETLTQVDVKKMLPIPDIENNKFPEARKFEERGVHRTLYRFSPDDYRDIAAIWQGKHPDDGQDLIVSDKLPDGGPVLEMEAQPESFAPGYHPEELFEIAKKLTQRL; this is translated from the coding sequence ATGTTCCTGCGCATCGATCGTCTGCAGATCGAACTGCCGAAGCCGACCGACGGCGACCCGAACGCCGCGGCGGCCGTCCAGGAACTGCTCGGCGGCCGGTTCGGCGAAATGTCGACGCTGATGAACTACATGTATCAATCGTTCAACTTCCGCGAAAAGAAAAAGCTCAAGCCCTACTACGACCTGATCGCCAACATCGCGACGGAAGAAATCGGACATATCGAGCTCGTGTCGGCCACTGTCAACGCTCTGCTCGAAAACGCCGCACCGAACAAGCCGCCGGTCGACACGCCGTTCGCCGCGGCGCGCAACGCGCGCAACACGCACCATTTCATTGCCACCGGCCAGGCGACGCTCGTCGGCAACTCAATGGGCCAGGCCTGGCAAGGCGACTACGTCTTCAGCAGCGGCAACCTGGTGCTCGACCTGCTGCACAACTTTTTCCTCGAATGCGGCGCCCGGACGCAGAAAATCCGCGTCTACGAAATGACCGACAACCCGGTCGCGCGCGAAATGATCGGTTACCTGCTCGTCCGCGGCGGCGTCCACGCGCTCGCCTACGCCAAAGCGCTGGAGACGCTGACGCAGGTCGACGTCAAAAAAATGCTGCCGATCCCCGACATCGAAAACAACAAATTCCCGGAAGCGCGCAAATTCGAGGAACGCGGCGTCCACCGCACGCTGTACCGGTTCAGCCCGGACGACTACCGCGACATCGCCGCGATCTGGCAAGGCAAGCACCCGGACGACGGCCAGGACCTGATCGTCTCCGACAAACTGCCCGATGGCGGTCCGGTACTCGAGATGGAAGCGCAGCCCGAGTCGTTTGCGCCCGGCTATCACCCGGAAGAACTGTTCGAAATCGCGAAAAAGCTGACGCAGCGGCTGTGA
- a CDS encoding glycoside hydrolase, whose amino-acid sequence MNVHVNQIGYRPRDRKRAMVSLPAGIGGVFAVVAEDGREVWTGQLAEPMEDPASGDRVAAADFSGLTREGSYTVRVPGIGESPPFRIAKDVYRELRRALLKFFYFQRCGMDLEERYAGPWAHRACHTADAVVYGASERRLPCSGGWHDAGDYGKYTVPAAKAVADLLLAWDWFPDAFRDPVGIPESSNGLPDILNEVRYELEWMLKMQDPEDGGVFHKVTTRVFPPLRTMPEEDAAELVLSPVSVAATATFAAATAMAARVYRPFDAEFAERLLAAAERAWRWLEEHPEDRGFRNPPDIATGEYGDETTADERYWAQAELYRTTGDERYRARLLALLERGGFSPYGLGWADVGGYGTLAYLTTNPTGKDAAAAERLREEWIGRAEQWAELARGNGYGVAMEPEDYIWGSTMVLMNRAMFWIAAHRLGGSQSLAEAAREHVHYLLGRNPLGRCYVTGFGAAPVLRPHHRPSAADGVAEPVPGMVAGGPNLRLQDDAARGMLRGMPPARCYVDHEESFSTNEVAIYWNSPAVFVLASTAV is encoded by the coding sequence ATGAACGTGCATGTGAACCAGATCGGGTATCGGCCGCGCGACCGGAAACGGGCGATGGTGAGTTTGCCGGCCGGAATCGGAGGTGTTTTCGCGGTGGTGGCGGAGGACGGCCGCGAGGTTTGGACCGGACAATTGGCGGAGCCGATGGAGGATCCGGCGAGCGGCGACCGGGTGGCGGCGGCCGATTTCAGCGGTTTGACGCGGGAAGGTTCGTATACGGTGCGGGTTCCGGGGATCGGCGAATCGCCGCCGTTTCGGATTGCGAAGGACGTGTATCGGGAACTACGGCGGGCGTTGCTAAAGTTTTTTTACTTCCAGCGCTGCGGCATGGATCTTGAAGAGCGGTATGCCGGACCGTGGGCGCACCGGGCGTGTCATACGGCGGACGCTGTCGTATACGGCGCGTCGGAGCGGCGGCTGCCGTGTTCCGGCGGATGGCATGATGCCGGCGATTACGGCAAGTATACGGTTCCGGCGGCCAAGGCAGTGGCGGACCTTTTGCTGGCATGGGATTGGTTTCCGGATGCCTTCCGGGATCCGGTCGGCATCCCGGAATCGAGCAACGGGCTGCCGGATATTTTGAACGAGGTGCGTTATGAGCTCGAATGGATGTTGAAGATGCAGGATCCGGAGGACGGCGGCGTGTTTCACAAAGTGACAACGCGGGTGTTTCCGCCGCTTCGGACGATGCCGGAGGAGGATGCGGCGGAGCTGGTGTTGTCGCCGGTGTCGGTTGCGGCGACGGCGACTTTTGCGGCGGCGACGGCGATGGCGGCGCGGGTGTACCGGCCGTTCGACGCGGAGTTTGCGGAGCGGCTGCTCGCGGCGGCGGAGCGGGCTTGGCGGTGGCTGGAGGAACACCCGGAGGACCGAGGGTTTCGCAATCCACCGGATATCGCGACCGGCGAGTACGGCGACGAAACGACGGCGGACGAGCGGTACTGGGCGCAGGCGGAGCTGTATCGGACGACGGGAGACGAACGATACCGTGCGAGGCTGCTTGCGTTGTTGGAGCGGGGCGGGTTTTCGCCTTACGGGCTCGGCTGGGCGGACGTCGGCGGTTACGGGACGCTGGCGTACCTGACGACGAATCCGACCGGGAAAGACGCCGCCGCGGCGGAACGCCTGCGCGAAGAATGGATCGGGCGGGCGGAACAATGGGCGGAGCTTGCGCGCGGCAACGGCTACGGGGTGGCGATGGAGCCGGAGGATTACATTTGGGGCAGCACGATGGTGTTGATGAACCGGGCGATGTTCTGGATTGCGGCGCACAGGCTGGGTGGATCGCAGTCGCTCGCGGAGGCGGCGCGGGAGCACGTTCATTATTTGCTGGGTCGAAATCCGCTCGGTCGATGCTATGTAACCGGGTTCGGCGCAGCTCCGGTGTTGCGCCCGCATCACCGGCCGTCGGCGGCCGACGGCGTTGCGGAGCCGGTGCCGGGTATGGTGGCCGGCGGGCCGAATCTGCGGCTGCAGGACGACGCGGCGCGGGGGATGCTCCGCGGTATGCCGCCGGCAAGGTGCTACGTCGATCATGAGGAGAGCTTTTCGACGAACGAGGTGGCGATTTACTGGAACTCGCCGGCGGTGTTCGTGCTGGCGTCGACGGCGGTATGA
- a CDS encoding DNA-binding response regulator: MKTVLTVDDEDKIREVVVSYLQRSGFRTLEASTGAEALDVLRRTPVDFVILDLMLPDIPGEEVCRKIRSMSSVPVLMLTAKSATAARIHGLNVGADDYMVKPFDPLELVARVRAVLRRTDETMPLAARLSFNDGELVVDAVRDAVFLHGRPVRLTPTEYRLLLLLARHPERTFNRDELAEKALGPDFDGDVRAVDQHIKNLRQKIEPDPKQPTYIRTVYGIGYRFTGGSR; this comes from the coding sequence ATGAAAACCGTGTTGACGGTCGACGACGAAGACAAAATCCGCGAAGTCGTCGTGTCCTACCTGCAAAGAAGCGGTTTCCGTACCCTGGAGGCGTCGACGGGAGCGGAAGCGCTGGACGTCCTTCGGCGAACGCCCGTCGACTTCGTCATCCTGGACCTGATGTTGCCCGACATTCCGGGGGAAGAAGTTTGCCGGAAAATCCGGAGCATGTCCTCCGTCCCCGTTCTCATGCTGACCGCCAAATCCGCCACGGCCGCCCGCATTCACGGCCTGAACGTCGGCGCGGACGACTACATGGTCAAACCGTTCGATCCGCTCGAACTGGTGGCCCGCGTCCGCGCCGTCCTGCGGAGGACGGACGAAACCATGCCGCTTGCCGCCCGATTGTCGTTCAACGACGGAGAACTCGTCGTCGACGCCGTCCGGGACGCTGTTTTCCTGCACGGCCGGCCGGTTCGCCTGACGCCGACCGAATATCGGTTGCTCTTGCTCCTCGCCCGCCATCCGGAGCGGACTTTCAACCGGGACGAACTGGCGGAAAAAGCGCTCGGCCCAGACTTCGACGGCGACGTCCGCGCCGTCGACCAGCACATCAAAAATTTGCGGCAGAAAATCGAACCCGACCCGAAACAACCGACCTATATCCGGACCGTCTACGGCATCGGTTACCGCTTTACGGGAGGATCCCGATGA
- a CDS encoding two-component sensor histidine kinase — protein sequence MKFGLRHRLSLLVIGMTVGTLLVAGVTLVQEVHYHFRLYQEQYGVDPNLPGLIAHLEQALLPSILWTLAAVAAFGALVGLYAAKRLSAPLVDMKRAAEQIMRGDLSVRTRAVGRDELAELGRALNMLAERLEEQERLRVAMTQDIAHELRTPLATLKSHLQAMLDGIWDPTPDRLRSCYEEAERLAALVADLEQLAEMDSPDFRLDPKPENLRTLVEQSVGRVLAAFREKGVRLAVDADSPAETCVDRDRFIQIMINLLTNALKFTPPGGSVDIRLHDEPDAVRLIVRDTGVGIAPEHIPHVFERFYRADPSRSRKTGGSGLGLAIVKKLVDAHGGSIRLDSAPGRGTAVTVRLPKAGAAGGKS from the coding sequence ATGAAATTCGGACTCAGGCACCGCCTGTCGCTTCTGGTCATCGGCATGACGGTAGGCACCCTGCTCGTCGCCGGCGTCACGCTGGTCCAGGAAGTACATTACCATTTTCGTCTATATCAAGAACAATACGGCGTCGATCCTAACCTGCCGGGGCTGATCGCCCATCTCGAACAGGCCCTGCTCCCGTCCATCCTGTGGACGCTTGCCGCGGTGGCGGCGTTCGGCGCGCTCGTCGGCCTTTACGCGGCCAAACGCCTGTCCGCCCCCCTCGTCGACATGAAACGCGCCGCGGAACAAATCATGCGGGGCGACCTGTCCGTCCGAACCAGGGCCGTCGGCCGCGACGAACTGGCCGAACTCGGCCGCGCGCTCAATATGCTGGCCGAACGGCTCGAAGAACAGGAACGCCTGCGCGTCGCGATGACGCAGGACATCGCCCACGAACTGCGCACGCCGCTTGCCACGCTGAAAAGCCACCTTCAAGCGATGCTGGACGGCATCTGGGATCCGACTCCCGACAGACTCCGCTCCTGTTACGAAGAAGCCGAACGCCTTGCCGCCCTCGTGGCGGATCTCGAACAGCTGGCGGAAATGGACTCCCCGGACTTTCGCCTCGATCCGAAACCGGAAAACCTGCGCACGCTCGTCGAGCAAAGCGTCGGACGCGTCCTGGCCGCATTTCGCGAAAAAGGCGTCCGACTGGCCGTGGACGCCGATTCCCCGGCCGAAACTTGCGTCGACCGGGACCGTTTCATACAAATCATGATCAACCTGTTGACCAACGCCCTGAAATTCACCCCGCCCGGCGGGTCGGTCGACATCCGGCTCCACGACGAACCGGACGCCGTGCGTCTGATCGTTCGGGACACGGGCGTCGGCATCGCGCCGGAACATATCCCGCACGTGTTCGAACGGTTTTACCGCGCGGACCCGTCGCGCAGCCGCAAAACCGGCGGCAGCGGCCTCGGCCTCGCCATCGTGAAAAAACTGGTCGACGCCCACGGCGGCTCGATCCGGCTCGACAGCGCCCCCGGCCGCGGGACGGCGGTAACGGTCCGGCTGCCGAAGGCGGGCGCGGCGGGCGGGAAGTCTTGA